From the genome of Ignavibacteriales bacterium, one region includes:
- a CDS encoding NAD(+)/NADH kinase: protein MTIGIIPNISKTEILPIVKTIIGQIRRNGFNFVLSESLLDSKNQFDADAKYSSHDELGKTCNMVVSIGGDGTMLNTAYEMRHSSTPIIGVNFGKLGFLAEFDLDGFTDFLQDIKTQNYVVEERMTLLAECGAKELYAINDLVIDKGPWPKMIELTIKVDDDYVATFSADGLIVATPTGSTGYSLSTGGPIVNPKADVITLSPIAPHTLTMRPLVISSQQKVTVIVNSPSEKIQVSCDGQRVEFFNSPAIVTIQKGQHPVRLVHSNRTNYFEILRNKLFWGLDVRKSNNSN from the coding sequence ATGACAATCGGAATAATTCCAAATATTTCTAAAACTGAAATCCTACCAATTGTAAAAACAATCATCGGGCAAATACGCCGGAACGGATTCAATTTTGTTCTGAGTGAATCTCTTCTTGATTCTAAGAATCAATTTGATGCCGACGCAAAATATTCATCTCATGATGAATTGGGCAAAACCTGTAATATGGTTGTTTCAATCGGCGGTGATGGCACAATGCTGAATACCGCATACGAAATGCGTCATTCAAGTACGCCGATAATTGGTGTTAACTTTGGCAAACTGGGATTCTTAGCCGAGTTTGATCTTGACGGATTTACCGATTTTCTCCAGGATATTAAAACACAAAATTATGTTGTTGAAGAACGGATGACACTTTTGGCTGAATGCGGCGCTAAAGAACTCTATGCAATTAATGATCTGGTGATTGATAAAGGTCCATGGCCGAAAATGATTGAATTGACGATTAAAGTTGATGACGATTATGTAGCAACATTTTCTGCCGACGGATTGATTGTAGCCACACCTACAGGATCTACGGGCTATTCCTTATCAACAGGTGGACCGATTGTGAATCCCAAAGCCGATGTTATTACATTAAGTCCAATTGCTCCTCATACATTAACGATGCGTCCGTTGGTCATATCAAGCCAGCAGAAAGTTACTGTTATAGTTAATTCACCTTCAGAAAAAATTCAGGTCAGTTGCGACGGGCAGCGCGTTGAATTTTTTAATTCACCGGCAATTGTTACAATACAAAAAGGTCAGCATCCGGTGCGGCTCGTTCATTCCAACAGAACTAATTACTTTGAAATCCTCCGCAATAAATTATTCTGGGGATTGGATGTTCGTAAATCGAACAATTCTAATTAA
- a CDS encoding glycosyltransferase family 2 protein, whose translation MNELIQISSIIIARDEEMNIRRCIESQLDVVDDIVLLVDSRTTDATIQIASSYPKVNCAVVEWNGFAKTKTAALSKTKNDWILWIDADEEITPELIEELKKFKTVKPQFNAYDVARRAFFLGKWIKHSGWYPARITRLFNKKVADFNEKEVHEHLDHDEKTGHLKNDLNHYTDPSIEHYFTKFNLYTSLAAKELNENGKRAGFNDLIFRPVFLFLKMYIFRLGFLDGLHGFILAIFSSAYVFTKYCKLWELNRAE comes from the coding sequence TTGAATGAATTAATCCAAATATCATCAATCATTATTGCGCGGGATGAAGAAATGAATATCCGGCGTTGTATAGAGAGCCAGCTTGATGTCGTTGATGATATTGTTCTTCTTGTTGATTCCCGGACTACGGACGCAACAATTCAGATCGCTTCTTCATATCCCAAAGTTAATTGTGCAGTTGTTGAATGGAATGGATTTGCAAAAACAAAAACCGCTGCTCTCTCAAAAACGAAAAACGATTGGATTTTATGGATTGATGCCGATGAAGAAATTACTCCTGAACTGATCGAAGAGCTGAAAAAATTCAAAACTGTTAAGCCGCAGTTTAATGCGTACGATGTAGCACGCCGCGCTTTTTTTCTCGGCAAGTGGATTAAGCATAGCGGCTGGTATCCGGCACGAATAACACGACTCTTCAATAAGAAAGTTGCTGACTTCAACGAGAAGGAAGTTCACGAGCATCTTGACCATGATGAAAAAACCGGTCATTTGAAAAACGATCTTAATCATTACACCGATCCTTCAATTGAGCATTACTTCACTAAATTTAATTTATATACTTCTCTTGCGGCTAAGGAATTAAACGAGAATGGGAAGCGGGCCGGTTTTAATGATCTGATTTTCCGCCCGGTTTTTCTTTTTTTGAAAATGTATATCTTTCGTTTAGGTTTTCTTGACGGACTTCACGGATTCATACTCGCTATATTTTCGTCGGCTTATGTATTTACAAAATATTGTAAACTTTGGGAACTGAATAGAGCGGAGTAA